From Microbacterium pseudoresistens, the proteins below share one genomic window:
- a CDS encoding CrcB family protein — MTLRRLLLVVVGGMLGTAARLGVGLLVPSAGGFPLATLIANVVGALLISVLAARLPGSTDARVFLGTGVLGGFTTYSAFAVGTVELWADEPTTAAVYVLLTLGLGVAAAFTGLRIGRPRGKGAA, encoded by the coding sequence GTGACTCTCCGCCGCCTGCTCCTGGTCGTCGTCGGCGGGATGTTGGGCACGGCGGCACGACTGGGTGTCGGCCTGCTGGTTCCGAGTGCGGGCGGCTTCCCTCTCGCGACGCTCATCGCGAACGTCGTGGGCGCCCTTCTGATCAGCGTGCTCGCGGCGCGGCTTCCCGGGTCGACGGATGCGCGGGTGTTCCTGGGCACCGGAGTCCTGGGCGGATTCACCACCTACAGCGCGTTCGCCGTCGGCACCGTGGAGCTGTGGGCGGATGAGCCGACGACGGCGGCGGTCTACGTGCTGCTGACGCTCGGGCTCGGTGTCGCGGCCGCCTTCACCGGATTGCGCATCGGGCGGCCCCGCGGAAAGGGCGCGGCATGA
- a CDS encoding fluoride efflux transporter FluC: MTPLVFLLASVAGGVGAGLRYLADVGIMSLTKGRFPWGIVIVNITGAFALGVVTAALPEAAFVVGAGLLGGYTTFSTAMLDAIALWKDGERPASVGHLVGTFAASVVAAVGGLAVGAAL, from the coding sequence ATGACGCCCCTCGTCTTCCTGCTCGCATCGGTTGCCGGCGGTGTCGGTGCCGGCCTGCGCTATCTCGCCGATGTCGGGATCATGTCACTCACGAAGGGGCGCTTTCCCTGGGGGATCGTCATCGTGAACATCACGGGGGCGTTCGCGCTGGGAGTCGTCACCGCGGCGCTCCCGGAGGCGGCATTCGTCGTCGGCGCCGGGCTGCTCGGCGGATACACGACCTTCAGCACCGCCATGCTCGACGCCATCGCGTTGTGGAAGGACGGCGAGCGCCCCGCATCCGTCGGGCATCTGGTCGGAACCTTCGCGGCATCCGTCGTCGCGGCGGTCGGCGGGCTCGCCGTCGGCGCCGCGCTGTGA